One genomic window of Pseudomonas chlororaphis subsp. piscium includes the following:
- a CDS encoding succinylglutamate desuccinylase/aspartoacylase family protein encodes MQRIDHSLPWSHLGTQRQLSVFRFGSGSRKVYIQASLHADELPGMRTAWELKKRLSELEAQGQLKGVIELVPVANPIGLDQHLQSSHLGRFESGSGKNFNRAFVELSGPVGDLIGDRLGSDAVANVALIRQTMGEVLDGLPAPTSQLQALQRLLLRHACDAEITLDLHCDFEAAIHLYALPQHWPQWQPLAARLKAGVALLCEDSGGSSFDESCSTPWLRLARDFPRAAIPAANLATTLELGSMGDTRVEQAQANCEAILGFLAEQGFIGGHWPATPDACCEGMPFEGTQYLFAPHHGVVSFLREAGEWVERGDGIFEVVDPLNDIVTLVRAATSGVLFALDRSRYTEPGIWQAKVAGREPIRSGKLTND; translated from the coding sequence ATGCAACGCATCGACCATTCCTTGCCCTGGAGCCACCTGGGCACCCAGCGCCAGCTCAGCGTGTTCCGTTTTGGCAGTGGCAGCCGCAAGGTCTATATCCAGGCCAGCCTGCACGCCGACGAGCTGCCGGGCATGCGCACCGCCTGGGAACTGAAAAAACGCCTGAGCGAACTGGAAGCCCAGGGGCAGCTCAAGGGCGTGATCGAACTGGTGCCGGTGGCCAACCCCATCGGCCTCGACCAGCACCTGCAAAGCAGTCACCTGGGGCGTTTCGAAAGCGGCAGCGGGAAGAATTTCAACCGCGCCTTCGTCGAACTCAGCGGCCCGGTGGGCGACCTGATCGGTGATCGCCTGGGCAGCGATGCCGTGGCCAACGTCGCCTTGATCCGCCAGACCATGGGCGAAGTCCTTGACGGTCTGCCGGCTCCGACCTCGCAACTCCAGGCCCTGCAACGCCTGCTGCTGCGCCATGCCTGCGACGCCGAGATCACCCTCGACCTGCACTGCGATTTCGAGGCGGCGATCCATCTGTACGCGTTGCCCCAGCACTGGCCGCAGTGGCAGCCCCTGGCCGCGCGCCTGAAGGCCGGCGTGGCGCTGCTCTGCGAAGATTCCGGCGGCAGCTCGTTCGACGAGTCCTGCTCCACACCCTGGCTGCGCCTGGCCCGCGACTTCCCGCGGGCGGCCATTCCAGCGGCCAACCTCGCCACCACCCTGGAACTGGGCAGCATGGGCGACACCCGGGTCGAACAGGCCCAGGCCAACTGCGAAGCGATCCTCGGTTTTCTCGCCGAGCAGGGGTTTATCGGCGGCCACTGGCCGGCCACCCCGGACGCCTGTTGCGAGGGCATGCCGTTCGAAGGCACCCAATACCTGTTCGCCCCGCACCATGGGGTGGTCAGTTTCCTGCGCGAAGCCGGCGAGTGGGTGGAGCGGGGCGATGGGATCTTCGAGGTGGTCGACCCGTTGAACGACATCGTCACCCTGGTGCGCGCCGCCACCAGCGGCGTACTGTTCGCCCTGGACCGCAGCCGCTACACCGAGCCGGGCATCTGGCAGGCCAAGGTCGCCGGTCGCGAGCCGATCCGCAGCGGCAAGCTGACCAACGATTGA
- a CDS encoding alpha/beta hydrolase, with translation MFKFLALLLLSVCASVQAQTELHDDLPLLYLEQAPADSHYRPLVIFLHGYGSNEEDLFGLKDGLPADYTYLSVRAPQTVEEGSYQWFHKQGEGAYDGVTAELADSAKLIDEFVGQAIAKYHTRADRVFLVGFSQGAIMSYELGLRHPQAVRGIAALSGKILPVLRSQLKSGAGLERLAIFIAHGTADMRLPYSDGSEADSLLRGLGLAPQFHVYPGIGHTISDTELQDLNRWLLSLNR, from the coding sequence ATGTTCAAGTTTCTGGCCCTGTTGCTGCTAAGTGTTTGCGCCAGCGTCCAGGCGCAGACGGAGCTGCACGACGACCTGCCGCTGCTCTATCTGGAACAGGCCCCGGCCGATTCCCATTACCGGCCGTTGGTGATTTTTCTCCACGGCTACGGCAGCAACGAAGAGGACCTGTTCGGCCTCAAGGACGGGTTGCCGGCGGATTACACCTACCTCTCGGTACGGGCGCCGCAGACTGTGGAAGAGGGCAGTTACCAGTGGTTTCACAAGCAGGGCGAAGGGGCTTATGACGGGGTGACCGCCGAGCTGGCCGATAGCGCCAAGCTGATCGACGAGTTCGTGGGGCAGGCGATCGCCAAGTACCACACCCGTGCCGACCGGGTATTCCTGGTGGGCTTCAGCCAGGGCGCGATCATGTCCTACGAGCTGGGCCTGCGCCATCCCCAGGCGGTCCGCGGGATTGCGGCGTTGAGCGGGAAGATCCTGCCGGTGCTGCGCTCGCAGCTCAAGAGCGGCGCGGGCCTGGAACGGCTGGCGATCTTCATCGCCCATGGCACCGCGGATATGCGCCTGCCTTACAGCGACGGTTCCGAGGCCGACAGCCTGTTGCGCGGGCTGGGCCTGGCTCCGCAATTCCATGTCTACCCGGGCATCGGCCATACCATCAGCGACACCGAGCTCCAGGACCTGAACCGCTGGTTGCTCAGCCTCAACCGCTGA
- a CDS encoding ABC transporter substrate-binding protein, which translates to MKKLVMFGALALSMLSLTAVADDAKPIRIGIEAGYPPFSMKTPDGKLTGFDVDIGDALCEQMKVKCTWVEQEFDGLIPALKVRKIDAILSSMTITDDRKKNVDFTIKYYHTPARFVMKEGTEVKDPLTELKGKKVGVLRASTHDRFATEVLVPAGINLVRYGSQQEANLDMVSGRIDALLADSVNLDDGFLKTDAGKGFAFVGPEYNDPKYFGGGAGIAVRKGDTEMAEKFNTAITEIRANGKYKAVQDKYFKFDVYGE; encoded by the coding sequence ATGAAGAAGCTTGTGATGTTCGGTGCCCTGGCACTGTCCATGTTGTCCCTGACCGCCGTGGCTGACGATGCCAAGCCGATCCGCATTGGTATCGAAGCCGGCTACCCGCCATTCTCGATGAAAACCCCCGACGGCAAGCTCACCGGTTTCGACGTGGATATCGGCGATGCGCTGTGCGAGCAGATGAAAGTCAAATGCACCTGGGTCGAGCAGGAATTCGACGGCCTGATCCCGGCGCTGAAAGTGCGCAAGATCGACGCCATCCTGTCGTCCATGACCATCACCGACGACCGCAAGAAGAACGTCGACTTCACCATCAAGTACTACCACACCCCGGCGCGCTTCGTGATGAAGGAAGGCACCGAGGTCAAGGACCCGCTGACCGAACTCAAGGGCAAGAAAGTCGGCGTGCTGCGCGCCAGTACCCATGACCGTTTCGCCACCGAAGTGCTGGTGCCGGCCGGGATCAACCTGGTGCGCTACGGCTCCCAGCAGGAAGCCAACCTGGACATGGTTTCCGGTCGCATCGACGCGCTGCTGGCCGACTCGGTCAACCTCGACGACGGCTTCCTGAAAACCGACGCCGGCAAGGGCTTCGCCTTCGTCGGTCCCGAGTACAACGATCCGAAATACTTCGGTGGCGGCGCCGGCATCGCCGTGCGCAAGGGCGATACCGAGATGGCCGAGAAATTCAACACCGCCATCACTGAAATCCGCGCCAACGGCAAGTACAAGGCCGTGCAGGACAAGTACTTCAAGTTCGACGTCTACGGCGAGTAA
- the ftrA gene encoding transcriptional regulator FtrA, with the protein MHNAPGLVAILAYNGLCTFEFGIAVEIFSLARPEFDFPWYEHRIVAVEPGPLRAMGGIQVLADGGMELLEQARTIVIPGWRSRNEPLPPGLSEALVRAHERGARLLSICSGVFALAATGLLDGRGATTHWQYTDELAERFPAIQVDPDVLYVDSGQIITSAGSAAGIDACLHLVSRDFGTHITNSVARRLVMSPQRTGGQAQFIPAPVSRTPRNDLSRVMQWARERLHEPLEVRDLASQALMSERTFLRRFNQATGVSPKAWLQHERLARARELLESGSEHTETIALRCGYRSVESFRVAFRSVVGLPPSAYRERFGRGEKVVAE; encoded by the coding sequence ATGCACAATGCCCCCGGTTTAGTCGCGATCCTGGCCTACAACGGCCTGTGCACCTTCGAGTTCGGCATCGCCGTGGAGATCTTCAGCCTGGCCCGTCCGGAATTCGATTTCCCCTGGTACGAACACCGCATAGTCGCCGTCGAGCCCGGGCCGCTGCGGGCCATGGGCGGGATCCAGGTGCTGGCCGATGGCGGCATGGAGCTGCTGGAGCAGGCGCGGACCATCGTCATTCCCGGCTGGCGCAGCCGCAACGAGCCGCTGCCGCCCGGGCTGAGCGAGGCCCTGGTGCGCGCCCATGAGCGCGGCGCGCGGCTGCTGTCGATCTGCTCCGGGGTGTTCGCCCTGGCGGCCACCGGGCTGCTGGATGGCCGGGGCGCCACCACCCACTGGCAATACACCGATGAACTGGCCGAGCGCTTTCCCGCCATCCAGGTGGACCCGGACGTGCTCTATGTCGATTCGGGGCAAATCATCACCTCGGCCGGCAGCGCCGCCGGGATCGACGCCTGCCTGCATCTGGTCAGCCGCGACTTCGGCACCCACATCACCAACTCAGTGGCGCGGCGCCTGGTAATGTCGCCGCAGCGCACCGGCGGCCAGGCGCAGTTCATTCCCGCGCCGGTCAGCCGCACGCCGCGCAACGACTTGTCGCGGGTCATGCAATGGGCCCGCGAACGCCTGCATGAACCGCTGGAAGTGCGGGACCTGGCCAGCCAGGCATTGATGAGCGAGCGCACCTTCCTGCGGCGCTTCAACCAGGCCACCGGCGTCTCGCCCAAGGCCTGGCTGCAGCACGAACGCCTGGCCCGGGCGCGGGAGTTGCTGGAGAGCGGCAGCGAGCACACCGAGACCATCGCCCTGCGCTGCGGCTACCGTTCGGTGGAGAGCTTTCGCGTGGCCTTTCGCAGCGTGGTGGGCCTGCCGCCGTCGGCATATCGCGAGCGGTTCGGGCGGGGGGAGAAGGTGGTCGCCGAGTGA
- a CDS encoding rhodanese-like domain-containing protein — translation MTSLVRDIPAAPSAIALMHFSNRLTFETDCSDVFGSQEAGEVDFVLLDVRGPLAFERGHVPGAINLPGRLISAERLAGYSRDTLFVVYCAGPHCNGANKAAVRLAALGYPVKEMIGGVTGWLDEGFKLSVELERPASAVVECAC, via the coding sequence ATGACCAGCCTGGTTCGTGACATTCCCGCCGCCCCCTCGGCCATCGCCCTGATGCATTTCTCCAACCGCCTGACCTTCGAGACTGACTGCTCCGATGTCTTCGGCAGCCAGGAAGCCGGGGAGGTCGACTTCGTCCTGCTGGATGTGCGCGGTCCCCTGGCCTTCGAGCGCGGCCATGTGCCGGGGGCGATCAACCTGCCCGGACGCCTGATCAGCGCCGAGCGCCTGGCCGGTTACTCCCGGGACACCCTGTTCGTGGTCTATTGCGCCGGCCCGCACTGCAATGGCGCCAACAAGGCCGCGGTCCGGCTGGCGGCCCTGGGCTACCCGGTCAAGGAGATGATCGGCGGCGTGACCGGCTGGCTGGATGAAGGCTTCAAGCTGAGCGTGGAGCTCGAACGGCCGGCGAGTGCGGTCGTGGAGTGTGCTTGCTAG